From the Diospyros lotus cultivar Yz01 chromosome 13, ASM1463336v1, whole genome shotgun sequence genome, one window contains:
- the LOC127788023 gene encoding uncharacterized protein LOC127788023 — protein sequence MDMPALRNVKEVQSLTGRMTALGRFLSRLAEKGLPFYKVLSKANNFEWNSECQRAFEKLKEHLATPPVLTKPKPREPLYIYLAVANEAVSSVLIREENRIQRPVYYASKRLSGAEVRYLPMEKLAFALITSARKLRPYFQAHTIIVLTNQSLKQVLSKPELSGRMLKWAVELTAFDIEYRPRSAIKAQSLADFIAEGIGAPEGPEENQKPWLVAVDGSSTSGGGGAGLMIKSPEGQIWPYALHFEFRASNNEAEYEALLAGLRLAEQLGAQNVEVEYVPRAMNTEADLLSRIASSSFPTSSREIRIESLPQKSIEEAADQFCIDDEPSWMDPLLSYLREEKLPEDDSEAREVKRKAQNFVLVGEELYRRFFSQPLLKCIRPREADYILREIHEGICGNHIGARALSQKALRQGYYWPTMV from the exons ATGGATATGCCGGCCCTGAGGAATGTGAAAGAGGTACAGAGCCTTACGGGTAGGATGACAGCCCTTGGCAGATTCCTTTCTCGTTTGGCAGAAAAaggccttcctttctacaagGTCTTATCGAAAGCAAATAACTTCGAATGGAATTCTGAATGCCAGCGAGCTTTCGAAAAGCTGAAGGAGCACCTAGCCACGCCTCCGGTTCTTACCAAACCGAAGCCCAGAGAaccattatacatatatctggCGGTGGCCAATGAGGCCGTAAGCTCGGTATTGATTCGAGAAGAAAATAGGATCCAGAGGCCCGTTTATTATGCAAGTAAACGATTATCGGGAGCCGAGGTTCGGTATCTTCCTATGGAAAAACTGGCTTTCGCCTTAATAACATCGGCGAGGAAACTCCGACCctactttcaagctcatacgattatAGTGCTTACTAACCAATCCTTGAAGCAGGTTCTTAGCAAGCCAGAGCTTTCAGGCCGGATGTTGAAGTGGGCAGTAGAGCTCACCGCCTTCGACATTGAGTATAGGCCGCGATCGGCCATTAAGGCGCAGTCGCtagcagacttcattgccgaagGGATAGGAGCTCCCGAAGGTCCCGAAGAAAATCAGAAACCATGGTTAGTGGCGGTAGACGGAAGCTCGACCTCGGGCGGCGGTGGAGCAGGATTAATGATAAAGAGTCCCGAAGGGCAAATATGGCCTTATGCACTGCATTTTGAATTCCGAGCATCTAACAACgaagcagaatatgaggccttaTTGGCTGGGCTGAGGTTGGCTGAACAGTTGGGAGCTCAAAACGTTGAg GTGGAATACGTCCCTCGAGCCATGAATACAGAGGCGGACTTGCTGTCCCGAATCgcctcttcctctttccctacAAGCTCTCGGGAAATTCGGATCGAATCTCTTccgcaaaagagtatcgaagaagCCGCAGACCAATTTTGTATCGATGACGAGCCTAGCTGGATGGACCCCCTGTTGTCATATTTGAGAGAGGAAAAGCTCCCCGAAGACGACTCGGAGGCACGGGAGGTCAAACGAAAAGCCCAAAATTTCGTGTTAGTCGGTGAGGAACTATACAGAAGGTTTTTTTCACAACCATTGCTCAAATGTATCCGACCTCGCGAAGCAGACTACATCCTACGGGAGATTCATGAAGGAATATGTGGAAACCACATCGGAGCTCGGGCGCTTAGTCAAAAGGCCCTGCGgcaggggtattattggccaacgatgGTGTGA